In Nicotiana tabacum cultivar K326 chromosome 11, ASM71507v2, whole genome shotgun sequence, a single window of DNA contains:
- the LOC107793100 gene encoding uncharacterized protein LOC107793100 — protein MDEYASQYSMWMKGKTIPLGAGFIWPPRCYSCSFCKREFRCAQALGGHMNVHRGDRARLKQSLNPQNEALSQSFSKQSPARNSKSASLTLSSKFSHLAYSPEIKELAAGQKIMSSSSSTNQDLSRYKKFILLDDDGNSSSVGVSASKRQKSCMVSSLPMLHKPCSSHEKYSFTTSDYKVGITTSSMEDIDLELRLAIGDPPAKQLLTLGLI, from the coding sequence ATGGATGAATATGCATCACAGTACTCAATGTGGATGAAGGGCAAAACAATTCCTCTGGGAGCTGGCTTTATATGGCCTCCAAGATGTTATTCATGTAGCTTTTGTAAGAGAGAATTCAGGTGTGCTCAAGCTTTAGGTGGTCACATGAATGTCCACAGAGGGGATAGAGCCAGACTCAAGCAATCCCTTAACCCACAAAACGAAGCTCTTTCCCAAAGTTTTTCAAAACAATCCCCAGCTAGAAATTCGAAAAGTGCTTCTTTAACTCTTTCTTCAAAATTCTCTCATCTTGCTTATTCTCCTGAAATCAAGGAATTAGCAGCTGGGCAAAAGATCATGTCATCATCTTCCAGTACTAATCAAGATTTGAGTAGATACAAAAAGTTTATTTTGTTGGATGATGATGGAAATTCTTCGTCAGTAGGCGTATCAGCTTCAAAGAGACAAAAAAGCTGCATGGTTTCATCATTGCCTATGCTCCATAAACCATGTTCGAGTCATGAAAAATATAGTTTCACTACTTCAGATTATAAAGTGGGGATCACGACCAGTTCCATGGAGGATATTGATCTTGAACTCAGGCTAGCTATAGGTGATCCACCAGCCAAGCAATTACTTACGCTAGGTTTAATTTAG
- the LOC107793101 gene encoding uncharacterized protein LOC107793101 encodes MPIPKQASWLVREMVEARNSVATIHIQLRKNNNIIRQLYLAMMGQLPRVEWKMLMFGNEARAKAKFTMCLYFQERMLTSDILNKWGMQVDMKCIMCKVHDENRKHIFIECEYAKSVWTKLLKWMQRQPIWATSWDQHRKWAAENAKGKSSKAGVFRMVYAEAIHEIWNERNHTIFEKQSKKAEELARNIACICNVRATNQNRQLIQKFQF; translated from the coding sequence ATGCCAATACCAAAGCAGGCTTCCTGGTTAGTTAGAGAGATGGTGGAGGCAAGAAACTCAGTGGCAACAATTCACATTCAGCTAAGGAAGAACAACAACATAATCAGACAACTATATTTGGCTATGATGGGGCAATTGCCAAGAGTAGAATGGAAAATGCTCATGTTTGGAAATGAAGCAAGGGCAAAAGCTAAATTCACAATGTGTCTATACTTCCAAGAGAGGATGCTAACCAGTGACATATTGAACAAATGGGGGATGCAGGTGGACATGAAATGTATTATGTGTAAAGTACATGATGAGAACAGGAAGCATATCTTTATTGAATGTGAGTATGCTAAGAGTGTTTGGACAAAATTGCTAAAATGGATGCAGAGGCAACCAATCTGGGCAACCTCATGGGACCAGCACCGGAAATGGGCAGCAGAGAATGCAAAAGGGAAATCAAGTAAGGCAGGAGTATTCAGGATGGTTTATGCAGAAGCAATTCATGAGATATGGAATGAGAGAAATCATACGATATTTGAAAAGCAAAGCAAGAAAGCTGAAGAGTTAGCTAGGAACATAGCATGCATATGTAATGTTAGAGCAACAAATCAGAATAGGCAACTTATACAAAAATTTCAGTTCTGA